The proteins below are encoded in one region of Fulvia fulva chromosome 9, complete sequence:
- a CDS encoding Dimethyl-sulfide monooxygenase encodes MSATQQNGSDGSTTKPWIMNAFAMVAPGHLAPGLWRHPDQGPQTLDHWVELAKKLDEAKFHGIFFADVLGIYDVYNGIGPALSSGAQIPHLDVSLLISAMAHATKNLSFGVTASTSYEHPYTLARRYSTLDQITNGRVGWNIVTSYLESAAKSYGLEGTVEHDERYRIADEFLEVVYKLLEGSWEDDAVEGNKRTGVFTNPNKVHHINHVGKHFKCKGPNLVSPTPQRTPFLLQAGASKAGKDFAASHAEAMFLPGTIPEKTRAIVDDMKNQLVAHGRSEHDIKFIAGIFIVVDETDEKAQAKFQDLLQYADLDGTASLFGGWSGTDLSKFSDDEDFAFNGPPAIQSMVASWTATVPGTKGLKWTKKHVLEQLAISGAHPRAIGSPQTVADYMEMWVREARVDGFNISYATTPGTFDDLIKYLWPELRKRGVLQQEYAGGSMRENYLQDGKGPRAREGHPATKYRHTE; translated from the exons ATGTCCGCCACCCAACAGAACGGTTCTGACGGCTCGACCACAAAACCATGGATCATGAATGCCTTCGCCATGGTCGCCCCAGGCCACCTTGCACCGG GACTTTGGAGACATCCTGATCAAGGACCGCAGACTTTGGACCATTGGGTCGAGCTGGCGAAGAAGCTCGATGAAGCAAAGTTCCATGGCATCTTCTTCGCTGATGTTCTCGGCATCTACGATGTGTACAATGGTATCGGTCCAGCTCTCAGCTCGGGTGCTCAGATCCCGCATCTAGATGTGTCACTGTTGATCTCGGCGATGGCGCATGCGACTAAGAACCTCTCCTTCGGTGTCACGGCGTCAACCTCGTATGAGCACCCGTATACCTTGGCCAGGAGGTATTCCACATTGGATCAGATCACAAATGGTCGG GTCGGGTGGAATATCGTAACCAGCTATCTCGAAAGCGCCGCAAAGTCCTATGGTCTTGAAGGTACCGTCGAACATGACGAACGATACAGGATTGCGGATGAGTTCCTCGAAGTCGTATACAAACTGCTCGAGGGCAGCTGGGAGGATGATGCTGTCGAAGGCAATAAACGGACCGGAGTCTTCACCAATCCAAACAAAGTGCATCACATCAACCACGTCGG CAAACACTTCAAGTGTAAAGGTCCAAACCTGGTCAGCCCTACACCACAACGTACCCCTTTCCTGCTGCAAGCCGGCGCATCCAAAGCCGGCAAAGACTTCGCCGCGAGCCATGCTGAAGCAATGTTCTTGCCTGGCACGATTCCCGAAAAGACCAGGGCAATCGTCGATGACATGAAGAACCAACTTGTAGCTCACGGTCGATCCGAGCACGATATCAAGTTCATTGCTGGCATTTTCATCGTGGTCGATGAGACTGATGAGAAGGCACAGGCCAAGTTCCAAGATCTGTTGCAATACGCTGATCTTGACGGCACTGCTTCATTATTTGGCGGCTGGAGTGGCACGGATTTGTCGAAGTTCTCGGACGACGAAGATTTTGCCTTCAACGGACCGCCTGCGATTCAGTCCATGGTAGCATCCTGGACGGCCACTGTTCCCGGTACCAAAGGCCTGAAGTGGACGAAGAAGCACGTCCTGGAACAATTGGCCATCTCGGGAGCGCACCCACGTGCTATTGGCAGTCCTCAGACGGTAGCTGATTATATGGAAATGTGGGTACGCGAAGCACGCGTTGATGGGTTCAACATTAGCTATGCCACCACCCCTGGCACCTTTGATGACCTGATCAAATATCTGTGGCCAGAATTGCGGAAGCGAGGGGTGCTGCAGCAGGAGTACGCTGGTGGAAGTATGCGAGAGAACTATCTCCAGGATGGAAAGGGGCCACGAGCGCGTGAGGGACATCCGGCGACGAAATATAGACATACAGAGTGA
- a CDS encoding Fatty acid hydroxylase vlmA, which produces MGVDRNPSDSMKSTWRDGDRSQWNRHHYLQEILHLHPTTAGKEVPVHQKTDKMPYLSQYQQHKWVLLHAIWPMLVHQVYVSYTGKNLPAIVAFLFYTLAFKVNAIHEIHMLRGLGHKHGFLDGDKHARDEVPDVGVSKVAHALVSTSTFRPLMSVFLAYRTSLAPSTISWWVPVELGLYGIVLDFWFYWYHRFMHEYDGLWKFHRTHHLTKHPNPLLTLYADTEQEIFDIAVIPLTYGTLKLMGFPMGFYDWWICHQYIVFTELWGHSGVRIYATPPSTNAWFLRQFGAELATEDHDLHHRQGWRKSHNYGKQTLLWDKMFGTAGNRIEMVESNVDRVNTATVPLFAWN; this is translated from the exons ATGGGTGTCGATCGTAACCCATCTGACTCCATGAAGTCGACCTGGCGCGACGGTGACCGCAGCCAATGGAACAGACATCATTACCTACAGGAGATCCTTCACCTCCATCCAACGACGGCAGGCAAAGAAGTGCCAGTCCATCAAAAGACCGATAAGATGCCGTACCTCTCGCAGTACCAACAGCATAAATGGGTCTTGCTACATGCGATCTGGCCAATGCTTGTCCATCAGGTCTACGTCTCGTACACGGGCAAGAACCTTCCAGCGATTGTCGCTTTCTTGTTCTACACGCTGGCATTCAAAG TGAACGCCATA CACGAGATCCACATGCTCCGCGGCCTCGGACACAAACACGGCTTCCTCGACGGCGATAAGCACGCCCGTGACGAAGTCCCAGACGTCGGCGTTTCGAAGGTAGCTCACGCCCTCGTGTCAACATCCACCTTCCGGCCCCTCATGAGCGTCTTCCTCGCCTACCGCACCAGCCTAGCACCCTCCACAATCAGCTGGTGGGTCCCCGTCGAGCTAGGACTCTACGGGATCGTCTTGGATTTCTGGTTCTACTGGTACCACCGCTTCATGCACGAGTACGACGGTCTCTGGAAATTCCACCGTACGCATCATTTGACCAAGCACCCTAACCCTCTCTTGACGCTTTACGCCGATACTGAGCAGGAGATTTTCGATATTGCTGTGATTCCTCTTACCTACGGCACGCTCAAACTGATGGGTTTTCCGATGGGGTTCTACGATTGGTGGATATGTCATCAGTACATCGTCTTTACCGAGCTGTGGGGCCATTCGGGCGTGAGAATTTATGCAACGCCTCCGTCGACGAATGCGTGGTTCTTGAGACAGTTTGGTGCCGAGTTGGCGACTGAGGATCATGATCTGCATCATCGACAGGGATGGAGGAAGAGTCATAATTATGGCAAGCAGACTCTGCTGTGGGATAAGATGTTCGGGACCGCGGGGAATAGGATTGAGATGGTTGAGAGTAATGTTGATAGGGTTAATACGGCTACTGTGCCGTTGTTTGCGTGGAATTAG
- a CDS encoding RNA polymerase II subunit A C-terminal domain phosphatase, producing the protein MVRLETSDSLRYPIRITKLLKKAGDQVARNEAVFYYEFKGFREEFDEDTRETVPVERWWPSQYESEFEGTITSIRISKEQELTRRTLVGEIEEACRHEVQFGGLCADCGKDVNEITSYNETTSLASRATINTTHGRTDLLVSCTEASKADEEAKRRLLETRRLSLVVDLDQTVIHACVEPTIGEWQNDPSNPNHEAVKDVCKFQLADDAPGRPGTWYYIKLRPGLKEFLTTMSQYYEMHIYTMGTRAYAENIAKIIDPDRAVFGDRILSRDESGSMQVKNLKRLFPVDTKMVVIIDDRADVWAWVSNLIKVKVFEFFVGIGDVNSSFLPKRPELEAKPESAKMERVPSKKTDAGSDTSDATTNSDASATSTAPTTPPATNGAVSAVEQMVSMAGKQDAGSIKSKEEEQDQTIAKQLDDRPLLQKQRILDELEKEEEAEAEASPAAEAAVELLSGNGEKQKDAPDTAPKKHYRHNLLQDDDTELQYLTQSLRNIHAAYYEEYDLETAGSKGSRVAELRPGHTKKRSVDQFEHIPDAAVIMDDMKRKVLAGVNLVFSGVVPLGVDVQSHDMAVWARSFGAKVSENIGKKTTHIIASPDRRTAKVRQAAKKGNRIAIVKQSWLFDCFSQWKRLDENPYRIHSDAPANGSTGLPESFEHETKDYMLSSSDEEAAQTEDETDGTETPNGNGGLTINTDLNDDTDLEELEKYAPKLSREDSSPILAENAEDWDAINAELEDLESGSDSEAESTRSHDSTYVESSAKKRKQADRESEDEADGSRLSKRKKEALSRTTSLTNMIKTAESTPRANMEDDETDQPEDADDDYDLEAALEAEMARDSEDEGAAAETNGTGDA; encoded by the coding sequence ATGGTGCGTCTCGAGACTTCGGATAGCCTTCGGTATCCGATTAGGATCACGAAGCTGCTGAAAAAGGCCGGCGACCAGGTTGCGCGCAACGAggccgtcttctactatgAGTTCAAGGGCTTTCGCGAGGAGTTCGACGAGGACACGAGGGAGACCGTCCCCGTGGAGCGATGGTGGCCGTCTCAGTACGAGAGCGAGTTCGAAGGCACCATCACATCAATACGCATAAGCAAGGAACAGGAGCTCACGCGACGAACCCTCGTTGGGGAGATCGAGGAGGCATGCCGCCACGAGGTCCAGTTTGGTGGCCTTTGTGCCGATTGCGGCAAGGACGTCAACGAGATCACCTCATACAACGAGACCACGAGCTTGGCATCGCGAGCCACTATCAACACAACCCACGGACGGACCGACCTGTTGGTGTCCTGTACTGAAGCCTCGAAAGCCGATGAGGAGGCCAAACGGCGGCTACTCGAAACACGACGATTGAGCCTGGTGGTCGATCTGGACCAGACTGTCATTCACGCATGTGTGGAGCCGACGATTGGGGAATGGCAGAATGACCCGTCAAACCCCAACCACGAAGCTGTGAAGGATGTCTGCAAGTTCCAGCTAGCCGATGATGCGCCTGGCAGACCCGGCACATGGTATTACATCAAGCTTCGACCAGGCCTGAAGGAGTTCTTGACGACCATGTCGCAGTACTACGAGATGCACATATACACCATGGGCACGCGTGCCTACGCCGAGAACATTGCGAAGATCATCGACCCAGATCGTGCTGTGTTTGGAGACCGCATCCTTTCCCGAGATGAGAGCGGCAGCATGCAAGTGAAGAACCTGAAGCGCCTGTTTCCGGTAGACACGAAGATGGTTGTTATCATTGACGATCGAGCGGACGTCTGGGCCTGGGTCTCGAACCTCATCAAGGTTAAAGTGTTCGAGTTCTTCGTCGGCATCGGTGATGTCAACAGCAGTTTCCTCCCAAAGCGACCTGAACTCGAGGCGAAGCCGGAGTCTGCCAAGATGGAGAGAGTGCCTTCTAAGAAGACTGATGCAGGATCTGATACCAGCGACGCAACCACGAACAGTGACGCCTCGGCGACCAGCACTGCCCCAACCACTCCTCCCGCAACGAACGGCGCAGTCTCTGCTGTTGAACAAATGGTTTCCATGGCAGGGAAGCAAGATGCCGGCAGTATAAAGTCCAAGGAAGAAGAGCAGGACCAGACAATCGCGAAACAATTGGACGATCGTCCGCTGCTGCAAAAGCAGAGGATCCTTGATGAACTCGAGAAAGAAGAAGAGGCTGAGGCCGAGGCGTCGCCCGCAGCTGAAGCTGCTGTGGAGCTGTTGTCCGGTAATGGGGAGAAACAGAAAGACGCTCCAGACACTGCACCGAAGAAGCACTATCGGCACAACCTACTCCAAGATGATGACACAGAGCTCCAGTACTTGACCCAAAGCTTACGCAACATACACGCAGCGTACTACGAGGAGTACGATCTCGAAACTGCTGGGAGCAAGGGCAGTCGAGTTGCTGAGCTTCGACCCGGACACACGAAGAAGCGATCTGTCGACCAGTTTGAGCACATCCCCGATGCTGCAGTCATCATGGACGACATGAAGCGAAAAGTGCTGGCAGGTGTCAATCTTGTCTTCTCCGGGGTTGTCCCACTGGGAGTGGATGTCCAATCTCATGACATGGCAGTCTGGGCAAGGAGCTTCGGTGCTAAGGTCAGCGAGAACATCGGAAAGAAGACGACACACATCATAGCTTCGCCAGACAGGCGGACAGCCAAGGTGCGGCAAGCAGCGAAGAAGGGCAATCGCATTGCTATTGTGAAGCAAAGTTGGCTCTTCGATTGCTTCAGCCAGTGGAAGCGACTGGATGAGAACCCATACCGCATCCACTCGGACGCTCCTGCCAATGGATCGACCGGCCTGCCAGAAAGCTTCGAGCACGAGACCAAGGACTACATGCTGTCATCGTCGGATGAGGAAGCTGCGCAAACAGAAGACGAGACCGATGGCACCGAAACACCCAACGGCAATGGTGGGCTCACAATAAATACAGATCTCAATGACGATACCGACCTGGAAGAGCTTGAAAAGTACGCACCAAAGCTATCGCGCGAGGACAGCAGTCCCATACTGGCCGAGAATGCTGAGGACTGGGACGCGATAAATGCGGAGCTCGAGGATCTAGAAAGTGGCTCCGACAGTGAAGCTGAAAGCACACGATCCCATGACTCGACATATGTTGAGTCGTCTGCCAAGAAGAGGAAGCAGGCAGATCGAGAGTCAGAGGACGAGGCGGATGGCAGCCGACTTTCGAAGCGCAAGAAGGAAGCATTGAGTCGGACCACCAGCTTGACCAATATGATCAAGACAGCCGAGTCCACACCTCGAGCGAACATGGAGGACGATGAGACGGACCAGCCCGAGGATGCAGATGATGACTATGATCTGGAAGCAGCTCTCGAGGCAGAGATGGCCAGGGACAGCGAAGACGAGGGAGCGGCTGCGGAAACGAATGGGACTGGCGATGCATAG
- a CDS encoding Carbonic anhydrase translates to MAFQSSMRLLSMWLSIASACPQIQHNNNLHRRQGVNATLPEEPRFWAYEASFDWGRLNPDWEMCQTGSQQSPIPLRLDQGLSRYHTLDFNYPTNVTGDFHNWGYGPAYRLDRDNETDFTTLPSATFDEDSMNETVYLASWHIHAPADHTVQGDRSKAELHFVHADAEGHERAVLAIRIDPGNSNSTFFNQLPPMIGFNQTENHSLQVPMDISAFLPEINNFSDFWTYKGSLTSPPCTEGLRWFVARNIMFVSDQQMQNILRVSTFSARSEQEVWRHDINV, encoded by the exons ATGGCTTTTCAAAGCTCTATGCGTCTGCTTTCGATGTGGCTCAGCATAGCCTCAGCGTGCCCTCAGATACAACACAACAACAACCTCCACAGACGACAAGGCGTCAACGCCACCCTGCCAGAAGAGCCTCGCTTTTGGGCATATGAGGCATCCTTCGATTGGGGTCGACTGAATCCAG ATTGGGAGATGTGCCAGACCGGCAGCCAACAGTCACCAATTCCTCTTCGGCTCGACCAAGGACTGTCGCGTTACCATACTCTAGACTTCAATTATCCGACCAACGTGACTGGTGACTTCCACAACTGGGGATATGGTCCTGCTTATAGGCTTGACCGGGACAATGAGACCGATTTCACCACCTTGCCATCAGCCACATTCGATGAAGACAGCATGAATGAGACCGTATACCTGGCAAGCTGGCATATCCACGCTCCAGCAGATCATACAGTCCAAGGAGATCGCTCGAAGGCTGAACTCCATTTCGTGCATGCGGATGCAGAAGGCCACGAGCGCGCAGTGCTGGCCATTCGCATCGATCCAGGAAACTCGAACAGCACGTTCTTCAACCAATTACCACCAATGATTGGCTTCAACCAGACTGAGAACCACAGCCTGCAAGTGCCAATGGATATCAGCGCCTTCCTGCCCGAGATCAACAATTTCAGCGACTTTTGGACTTACAAAGGCTCATTGACGTCTCCCCCTTGTACTGAAGGTCTGCGATGGTTCGTCGCCAGAAACATCATGTTTGTGAGCGACCAGCAAATGCAAAACATCCTGAGAGTTAGCACGTTCTCAGCCAGGTCTGAGCAGGAAGTATGGCGCCACGATATCAACGTATGA
- a CDS encoding Notoamide biosynthesis cluster protein O', producing the protein MKNTGTLFLSKNFLLIIPSIGQSVFAEAVFFTFQGLWFSVRARALGSFLSGIVAIIAGNLLGLFLDNEKLAMRFRGRWAFAVLFTLQGAWWLWGTIIVTDFRKSQPTYDWVDVGFGRGFAWFLVMVMWFQVNYMYLYFVIGSLAKNDAEVVRFAGLLRGTESAWQAISYGLTSVTVMGQVGGVYLNFGLCAVSLVPAWWVIREIGVSTGKGVDERSRGEHRE; encoded by the coding sequence ATGAAGAACACGGGAACCCTCTTCCTAAGCAAAAACTTCCTCCTGATAATCCCTTCAATAGGTCAATCCGTCTTCGCCGAAGCCGTCTTCTTCACCTTCCAAGGCCTCTGGTTCAGCGTCCGCGCCCGCGCCTTGGGTTCCTTCCTCTCGGGAATCGTCGCCATCATCGCCGGAAACCTCCTGGGTCTCTTCCTCGACAACGAAAAATTAGCCATGCGCTTCCGCGGCCGCTGGGCCTTCGCCGTCCTCTTCACGCTCCAAGGCGCCTGGTGGCTCTGGGGCACCATAATCGTCACAGACTTCCGCAAGTCGCAACCGACATACGACTGGGTCGACGTCGGCTTCGGGAGAGGGTTTGCGTGGTTTTTGGTCATGGTCATGTGGTTTCAGGTGAATTATATGTATCTGTACTTTGTGATTGGCAGTTTGGCGAAGAATGATGCGGAGGTGGTGAGGTTTGCGGGGTTGTTGAGGGGCACGGAGAGTGCGTGGCAGGCGATATCTTATGGGTTGACGAGTGTGACGGTTATGGGGCAGGTCGGGGGTGTGTATTTGAACTTTGGACTTTGCGCGGTATCGTTGGTGCCGGCTTGGTGGGTGATTAGGGAGATTGGGGTTAGTACGGGGAAGGGGGTTGATGAGAGGTCTAGGGGCGAGCATAGAGAGTGA
- a CDS encoding Mitogen-activated protein kinase — translation MSRAPPSQGGSRKISFNVSEQYDIQDVVGEGAYGVVCSALHKPSGQKVAIKKITPFDHSMFCLRTLREMKLLRYFNHENIISILDIQKPRNYDSFTEVYLIQELMETDMHRVIRTQELSDDHCQYFIYQTLRALKAMHSANVLHRDLKPSNLLLNANCDLKVCDFGLARSAASTEDNQGFMTEYVATRWYRAPEIMLTFKEYTKAIDVWSVGCILAEMLSGKPLFPGKDYHHQLTLILDVLGTPTMEDYYGIKSRRAREYIRSLPFKKKIPWKVMFPKTSDLALDLLERLLAFNPVKRISVEDALKHPYLEPYHDPEDEPTADPIPEEFFDFDKNKDNLSKEQLKKLIYNEIMRCNKSFPGSPAKYLRPIRHDSGISGAADDDSASKMESASGQTSISATSGDIQVYLDSNPLLEKRPFTC, via the exons ATGTCTCGAGCACCACCTTCACAGGGAGGCTCGCGCAAGATCAGCTTCAACGTATCCGAACAGTACGACATTCAAGATGTGGTTGGAGAGGGCGCATACGGAGTCGTCTGCTCGGCGCTTCACAAGCCGTCAGGACAAAAGGTCGCCATCAAGAAGATCACACCATTCGACCACTCCATGTTCTGCTTGCGGACACTCCGAGAGATGAAGCTTTTGCGGTACTTCAACCACGAGAACATCATCTCGATTCTCGACATCCAGAAGCCTCGCAACTACGATAGCTTCACCGAGGTCTACCTCATCCAAGAGCTCATGGAGACAGACATGCATCGTGTCATTCGCACCCAGGAGCTGTCCGACGACCACTGCCAGTACTTCATCTACCAGACTCTGCGTGCGCTCAAAGCCATGCATTCCGCGAACGTTCTCCACCGCGACCTGAAGCCATCGAACCTCCTTCTCAACGCTAACTGTGATCTGAAGGTGTGCGACTTTGGCCTCGCGCGTTCAGCAGCGAGCACGGAGGACAACCAAGGTTTCATGACCGAATACGTGGCGACTCGTTGGTACCGCGCACCCGAGATCATGCTCACGTTCAAGGAGTACACCAAGGCCATTGACGTGTGGTCAGTCGGCTGCATTCTGGCAGAGATGCTCAGCGGCAAGCCTCTCTTCCCTGGCAAGGATTACCATCATCAACTCACCCTCATCCTCGATGTTCTCGGCACCCCAACCATGGAGGACTACTACGGCATCAAGTCTCGTCGGGCTAGGGAGTACATTCGGAGTCTGCCTTTCAAGAAGAAGATTCCGTGGAAGGTCATGTTCCCGAAGACCTCGGACTTGGCGCTCGACTTGCTCGAGCGACTTTTGGCTTTCAACCCGGTGAAGCGCATCAGCGTTGAGGACGCTCTCAAGCACCCATACCTCGAACCATACCACGACCCAGAAGACGAGCCGACAGCGGATCCAATTCCGGAAGAGTTCTTCGATTTCGACAAGAACAAGGACAACCTGTCCAAGGAGCAGCTGAAGAAACTGATTTACAATGAGATAATGCGGTG CAATAAATCTTTCCCTGGATCTCCTGCGAAATACCTCCGACCAATCAGACACGACAGCGGCATCAGCGGTGCTGCCGACGACGACTCAGCTTCTAAGATGGAATCAGCGAGTGGCCAAACTTCCATTTCTGCAACCTCTGGCGACATCCAGGTCTACCTCGATTCGAACCCACTTCTCGAGAAGCGGCCTTTCACCTGCTAG